One region of Pygocentrus nattereri isolate fPygNat1 chromosome 14, fPygNat1.pri, whole genome shotgun sequence genomic DNA includes:
- the mlx gene encoding max-like protein X — protein MTEPSTSPDPWQKQTDGTFSDNGFDHSFFAESSRKGTVVSRANSIGSTSASSVPNTDDEDSDYRHETTYKDSYKDRRRQAHTQAEQKRRDAIKKGYDDLQSIVPTCQQQSEFAMATQKISKATVLQKTIDYIQFLHKEKKKQEEEVSTLRKEVMALKIMKTNYEHIVKAHQNNPQQGSEQVSDQVKFSVFQNIMDSLFQSFSTSVSVSSFQELSACVFSWIEEHCKPQTLREFVVGVLRQLNGQLY, from the exons CAAACGGACGGCACTTTTAGTGACAACGGCTTTGACCACA GTTTCTTTGCAGAGAGCTCTCGTAAAGGAACAGTGGTCTCCAGAGCCAACAGTATAGGATCTACTAGTGCCTCCTCAGTACCAAATACAG ATGATGAAGACAGCGACTACAGACACGAGACCACTTACAAGGACTCATACAAAGACCGCCGGAGACAAGCCCATACCCAGGCGGAGCAGAAACGCAGAGATGCTATTAAG AAAGGCTATGATGACCTGCAGTCTATAGTACCCACCTGTCAGCAGCAGTCTGAGTTTGCTATGGCCACACAGAAGATCAGCAAAGCCACAGTGCTGCAGAAAA CCATCGACTACATTCAGTTCCTTcataaagagaagaaaaagcaggaaGAGGAAGTGTCCACACTCAGAAAGGAAGTGATGGCTCTAAAGATTATGAAAAC CAACTATGAGCACATAGTGAAGGCCCACCAGAATAACCCACAGCAGGGCAGCGAGCAGGTGTCAGACCAGGTGAAGTTCAGCGTGTTCCAGAACATTATGGATTCTCTCTTCCAGTCCTTTAGCACCTCCGTCTCCGTCAGCAGCTTTCAGGAGCTCTCAGCCTGTGTCTTCAGCTGGATTGAGGAGCACTGCAAACCCCAG ACGCTGAGGGAGTTTGTTGTGGGCGTTCTGAGACAGCTGAATGGACAGCTGTACTGA